A stretch of bacterium DNA encodes these proteins:
- a CDS encoding ferredoxin, giving the protein MTSPDPMFAHLDHVLRNTSTHGTQDHTRAEQKSEKAAKPFIPESKAADPSQTSLFWKNLRAFYRGDASGAIAKNRLPALLLPFRDTDRIRFDYPVWIAVSSDDAKSVRTLNQLLEDAIVSFAPGADDAKILKDNRLRLEQMIRQYLSENGGTAACTAIWETAVTRLTEQLHLKGETEKSFLSDAKHLKDHLPKDGHLYDFSKAMALTLLSSALRHRVADARTRLLKDAAVLRQRLQEMILIEDHRNPEAKNSSAASRNHGYGSAFVDFTAVSRVLPASPTLPMAPARRKRITEALAILSQPDTVFKESALLIVTPDIEARYGMTWTDTMTSARISIAPSAEALRLAEAQFDAYMQTMTSWVRAKRIAQLESQDRYEADVHDVYFEKFDWRALSDEEVALCAPVVVLASDEEILRDHLHDFSTALASRRPIKFFVMQSRYHSDQAAPTGVISFAHDLAAMAVAHRQAYVYQAAMVHPEQVFHGIRTGLSQSAPSLFYMLAPVSEHALLASGSALESRAFPEYSYDPQRGVQWGSRFSVEANPQADSDWPVYELTATQYDKTETLLRLPFTFADHLVLDDTMTHHFMDVPPSHWTPDLVLLADYLALPPSEAYTKIPYVWTADKDGILHKTAVDHALVLMAQDRLDAWHFIQEFGGINSYHVARAIAKTRTEMTAEKERALDALHALHQSEIEKVREETARSAMEKLSAVLLDLDTLPVHNTPSSVPSLSVSKAETSATVSDTPTVSAPVEEEPVISNEAWLETIRCTSCNECINLNPNIFKYNSAKQAYIGDARAGSYLHIVQAAEKCPAKCIHPGLPLNLSEDGLDALIQRAAVFN; this is encoded by the coding sequence ATGACGAGCCCTGATCCTATGTTTGCCCATCTCGATCACGTGTTGCGAAACACGTCGACGCACGGTACGCAAGACCATACCCGTGCGGAACAAAAATCCGAAAAAGCGGCGAAACCATTTATCCCGGAATCCAAAGCGGCAGACCCTTCGCAGACGTCACTGTTCTGGAAAAATCTCCGTGCGTTTTATCGCGGTGACGCCTCCGGCGCGATCGCCAAAAACCGGTTGCCGGCATTGCTCTTACCATTCCGCGATACCGATCGCATTCGGTTTGATTATCCCGTTTGGATTGCCGTTTCATCGGATGACGCGAAATCCGTTCGCACGCTAAATCAACTTTTGGAGGACGCGATAGTATCCTTTGCACCGGGTGCGGACGATGCCAAAATACTCAAAGACAACCGGCTGCGGTTAGAACAAATGATTCGCCAATATCTGAGTGAAAACGGCGGCACCGCAGCATGTACTGCGATCTGGGAAACAGCGGTCACGCGACTTACCGAACAATTGCATCTCAAAGGCGAAACAGAAAAATCTTTTTTATCGGACGCAAAGCATCTGAAAGATCATTTGCCCAAGGACGGGCACTTGTATGATTTTTCGAAAGCTATGGCGCTTACATTGCTTTCATCGGCGCTCCGTCATCGTGTCGCGGATGCACGTACCCGGCTTCTCAAAGACGCCGCTGTTTTGCGTCAGCGGTTGCAAGAAATGATTCTCATCGAAGACCACAGAAATCCTGAAGCAAAAAATTCATCGGCCGCATCCCGCAATCATGGTTACGGCAGTGCGTTTGTTGATTTTACCGCGGTATCACGCGTTTTGCCGGCATCACCGACCTTGCCGATGGCACCGGCACGCCGCAAGCGGATAACTGAAGCTTTGGCGATACTCAGCCAGCCTGATACTGTTTTCAAAGAATCGGCATTACTTATCGTCACGCCGGACATCGAAGCGCGTTACGGTATGACATGGACCGACACCATGACCTCCGCACGGATATCCATAGCACCCAGTGCAGAGGCGCTGCGATTGGCCGAAGCGCAGTTTGATGCGTACATGCAAACGATGACCTCGTGGGTTCGTGCCAAACGCATCGCGCAACTTGAATCGCAAGATCGTTATGAGGCCGACGTACACGATGTGTATTTTGAAAAATTTGACTGGCGTGCATTGAGCGATGAGGAGGTGGCTTTGTGTGCGCCGGTCGTCGTTTTAGCTTCGGATGAAGAAATCCTGCGTGACCATCTTCATGATTTTTCGACAGCCTTAGCTTCGCGGCGTCCGATCAAATTTTTTGTCATGCAATCACGATACCACAGTGACCAAGCGGCGCCGACAGGTGTTATCTCATTTGCTCATGATCTGGCCGCGATGGCGGTCGCACATCGCCAGGCGTATGTGTATCAGGCCGCGATGGTTCATCCCGAGCAAGTGTTTCACGGTATCCGCACCGGATTGTCTCAATCGGCACCATCGTTGTTTTATATGTTGGCACCGGTATCGGAACACGCACTGCTGGCATCGGGTTCCGCATTAGAAAGCCGCGCTTTCCCCGAATATTCCTACGATCCGCAACGCGGCGTTCAATGGGGCAGCCGATTTAGTGTGGAAGCCAATCCCCAAGCTGACAGCGACTGGCCGGTGTATGAATTGACCGCCACGCAATATGATAAAACCGAAACCTTGCTGCGATTGCCTTTCACGTTTGCCGATCATCTTGTGTTGGATGACACGATGACGCATCACTTCATGGATGTGCCGCCTTCGCACTGGACACCGGATCTTGTTTTACTCGCGGATTATCTCGCGCTGCCTCCATCGGAAGCATATACCAAAATCCCTTATGTGTGGACCGCCGATAAAGACGGGATTTTACACAAAACGGCGGTTGATCATGCGCTCGTATTGATGGCGCAGGATCGTCTGGATGCATGGCATTTTATTCAGGAATTCGGCGGCATCAACAGTTATCACGTTGCGCGGGCGATTGCAAAAACCCGAACTGAAATGACGGCTGAAAAAGAACGGGCACTGGACGCGCTGCATGCGCTTCATCAAAGTGAAATTGAAAAAGTGCGTGAAGAAACCGCGCGCAGTGCGATGGAAAAATTATCAGCGGTGCTGTTGGATCTGGATACTTTGCCTGTGCACAACACGCCTTCATCCGTACCCTCTTTAAGTGTGTCCAAAGCTGAAACATCGGCTACGGTGTCCGATACACCGACGGTTTCTGCACCGGTGGAGGAAGAACCGGTCATATCCAACGAAGCTTGGCTTGAAACGATACGTTGTACAAGTTGTAATGAATGCATCAACCTGAATCCGAATATTTTTAAGTATAACAGCGCTAAACAAGCGTATATCGGCGACGCCCGTGCCGGAAGTTATTTGCATATCGTGCAAGCGGCTGAGAAATGTCCGGCTAAATGTATTCACCCCGGATTACCGCTCAATCTTTCGGAAGACGGATTGGATGCGTTGATCCAGCGGGCTGCCGTTTTTAACTAA
- a CDS encoding T9SS type A sorting domain-containing protein — MSRIMKLIFLIALFGFKLTYASEDTKSPFKLNDLKLSHNKKQASIDLSLNMEASGDVGVDFSIPESFILKSGIMKSSEGRKNKFEQFIKKWEFSFAEDGYFTLQIKLHFKPANDESEKNRLSEYQSFEIYIEILNGEVTNYDTKPSIKYTQWPIEVNRSENEQKATASYIPMDTTFKNGGIGQKIQNQEMTESTYYITVQISGQIKYNHPYYPYGMKGIPAVGVYLDWDYDDNLTTGYTPYYGGNTLHVDYDISDNNGYYYFSFTFASSQPANYYSQRIRVYANNANAAGYDADLGNGAKMVPLISNSVKIDISGATTSVIAARDLETNDKQGSALRHLYRARQFSIAQLNYTPHQVRYYFRNVDGAFFCQPGNCGGQNINAPRIVFDVSPRTETAYHEYGHFIEYDRVGFIADANYSSSHWFSKETNNTLAWNEGWAEFYAAATHMYWYSVEQPSLPERGSYDVEAGPSPTYQFMDYSQGILFPDRNNKKVEGAVACFFYSLWDGNGLRAPNYTGDNDDISLSAAFLISKFISRYNVLGQLIGDTHIEAYRNALINSTESKYHPSINALYNSLILKSGSALPSTPTSLSVSGSPNSRTLSWNDNTCPSEYTYGIYWFDIIENQEQGFRIYRKATNSVWDGTLNGYSLIGSVGTNVTSWTDSTYLVGKQSYVVVAFNTAGNSRPQVEYSGEYYLPLSTYIEGPSCVNKGQIGSFSAVVSGGTGTNSYQWTRNGAILGTSASISLQVSYDFTLTLTMSSGSQTISTSTPVSVCSGGGGGCDEPLAIANNSNALPCLAKSKTKVNFTPSKFELDQNYPNPFNPSTTISFGIPGASNVTLKIYNMQGQEVRTVFGHFLEAGYYDSFWDGKDDVGMQVASGIYIYRIQAGNFVQSKKMTLIK, encoded by the coding sequence ATGTCCCGAATTATGAAATTAATTTTTCTTATTGCATTATTTGGATTCAAACTAACCTACGCATCTGAAGACACTAAAAGCCCATTTAAACTTAACGATTTGAAACTTTCTCATAACAAAAAACAAGCTTCGATTGACCTGTCGCTCAATATGGAAGCAAGCGGTGACGTAGGCGTCGATTTTAGTATACCTGAATCTTTTATTTTGAAAAGCGGCATCATGAAATCAAGTGAAGGTCGAAAAAACAAATTTGAACAATTTATTAAGAAATGGGAATTCAGTTTTGCAGAGGACGGCTATTTCACCCTTCAAATCAAATTACATTTCAAACCGGCTAATGATGAATCTGAAAAAAATAGACTCTCTGAATATCAGAGTTTTGAAATCTACATTGAAATCTTAAATGGCGAAGTTACAAATTATGATACTAAGCCAAGTATCAAGTATACCCAATGGCCTATAGAAGTTAATAGGTCTGAGAATGAACAGAAAGCTACTGCTTCGTATATTCCAATGGATACCACATTTAAAAACGGAGGTATTGGTCAAAAAATTCAAAACCAAGAGATGACCGAATCAACATATTATATCACCGTTCAGATTTCCGGGCAAATAAAATACAACCATCCTTATTACCCTTATGGCATGAAAGGAATTCCAGCGGTCGGAGTCTATCTGGATTGGGACTATGATGATAATCTAACAACCGGTTATACGCCATATTATGGAGGAAACACGCTGCACGTTGACTACGATATCAGTGATAACAATGGCTACTACTATTTCAGCTTTACGTTTGCAAGTTCACAGCCGGCCAACTACTATTCTCAAAGAATACGTGTTTACGCAAACAACGCGAACGCAGCAGGTTATGATGCCGATCTTGGAAACGGCGCTAAAATGGTACCACTTATTTCAAATTCTGTCAAGATTGACATCTCCGGTGCGACTACGTCGGTCATTGCTGCTCGTGATCTCGAAACTAATGATAAACAAGGTAGCGCTCTTCGTCATTTATACAGAGCTCGCCAATTTAGCATAGCTCAGTTAAATTATACGCCACATCAGGTTCGTTATTACTTTAGGAATGTTGATGGCGCGTTTTTCTGTCAACCAGGAAATTGCGGCGGTCAAAACATCAATGCACCGCGCATTGTTTTTGATGTATCGCCAAGGACGGAAACCGCTTATCATGAATATGGGCATTTTATAGAATATGACCGTGTCGGCTTTATAGCTGATGCCAATTATTCCAGTTCACACTGGTTCTCAAAAGAGACAAACAATACATTAGCCTGGAATGAAGGCTGGGCTGAGTTTTATGCTGCTGCCACCCACATGTACTGGTATTCAGTCGAACAGCCATCACTTCCTGAACGGGGCAGTTACGATGTAGAAGCAGGACCGTCACCGACTTATCAATTTATGGATTATTCTCAAGGAATACTATTTCCAGATAGAAACAATAAAAAAGTCGAGGGCGCTGTTGCTTGCTTTTTTTATAGTCTTTGGGATGGTAATGGACTAAGAGCACCCAATTACACAGGGGATAATGATGATATATCATTGTCTGCTGCGTTTTTAATTAGTAAATTTATCAGTCGTTACAATGTCTTAGGCCAATTAATTGGGGACACTCACATTGAGGCATATAGGAATGCACTAATTAATTCAACGGAATCAAAGTATCACCCATCCATAAATGCATTATATAATTCATTGATCCTGAAATCCGGTTCTGCACTCCCGTCAACCCCAACTTCACTATCAGTATCAGGCTCTCCTAATTCGCGTACTTTGAGTTGGAATGATAATACTTGCCCGAGCGAATATACTTATGGTATATATTGGTTTGATATAATAGAGAATCAAGAACAAGGGTTTCGTATTTATAGAAAAGCCACAAATTCAGTATGGGATGGTACTCTAAATGGCTACAGCTTAATCGGGTCGGTTGGTACAAATGTGACGTCTTGGACTGACAGTACTTATCTAGTTGGTAAGCAAAGTTATGTAGTAGTTGCGTTTAATACAGCGGGGAATTCAAGACCACAAGTTGAATACTCAGGTGAGTATTACCTTCCTTTGTCTACTTATATCGAAGGCCCTTCCTGTGTAAACAAAGGTCAGATAGGGAGTTTCTCGGCTGTTGTTTCCGGCGGTACTGGAACGAATTCGTATCAATGGACTCGCAATGGTGCTATTCTTGGTACAAGTGCATCTATTTCTTTACAGGTTAGTTATGATTTTACTTTGACATTAACCATGTCCAGCGGCTCACAAACCATTTCAACAAGCACACCAGTTTCTGTATGTTCAGGCGGCGGCGGTGGATGCGATGAACCTTTGGCTATTGCAAATAACTCCAACGCGTTACCTTGCTTAGCAAAATCAAAAACAAAAGTAAACTTCACTCCTTCAAAGTTTGAATTAGACCAAAATTATCCTAATCCTTTCAACCCTTCGACAACTATTTCATTTGGAATACCCGGGGCGTCTAACGTGACTCTTAAAATTTATAATATGCAAGGGCAAGAGGTGCGTACGGTGTTTGGTCACTTTCTTGAAGCAGGATATTATGATTCCTTTTGGGATGGTAAAGATGATGTAGGTATGCAGGTTGCTAGCGGAATTTATATTTATAGAATACAAGCTGGTAATTTCGTTCAGTCAAAAAAAATGACCCTCATAAAATAA